A window of Mustela nigripes isolate SB6536 chromosome 9, MUSNIG.SB6536, whole genome shotgun sequence contains these coding sequences:
- the COQ4 gene encoding ubiquinone biosynthesis protein COQ4 homolog, mitochondrial — MATLLRSALRPLHALGGPRGPAADVPLRGVRHGAGLLYPGHIPTSPLQKALLAAGSAGMALYNPYRHDMVAVLGETTGHCALKVLRDQMRKDAEGAEILRERPRISLSTLDLDKLRSLPEGSLGQEYLRFLDVNRVSPDTRAPTRFVDDEELAYVIQRYREIHDMLHTLLGMPTNILGEIVVKWFEAVQTGLPMCILGALFGPIRLSAQSLRVLVSELIPWAVQNGRRAPCVLNLYYERRWEQPLRALREELGITDPPSVHVRGLA; from the exons ATGGCGACGCTGCTGCGCTCGGCCCTGCGTCCTCTCCATGCACTCGGCGGCCCCCGGGGACCGGCTGCAG ATGTTCCGCTCCGAGGCGTGCGCCATGGCGCCGGCCTGCTCTACCCCGGGCACATCCCCACCTCCCCGCTGCAGAAGGCGCTGCTGGCCGCCGGCTCGGCGGGAATGGCTCTCTATAACCCGTACCGCCACG aCATGGTCGCAGTTCTAGGGGAGACCACAGGACACTGTGCCCTGAAGGTCCTCAGGGACCAGATGAGGAAGGATGCAGAGGGTGCTGAGATCCTGCG GGAGCGTCCCCGGATCTCACTGTCCACCCTTGACCTAGACAAGCTCCGTAGTCTGCCTGAGGGCTCCCTTGGCCAAGAGTATCTCCGTTTCCTGGATGTTAAT AGGGTCTCCCCAGATACCCGAGCACCCACCCGATTCGTGGATGATGAGGAGCTGGCCTATGTGATCCAGCGGTACCGGGAGATCCACGACATGCTCCACACCCTGCTGGGGATGCCCACCAACATCCTGG GGGAGATCGTGGTGAAGTGGTTTGAGGCTGTCCAGACCGGCCTGCCCATGTGCATCCTGGGTGCCCTCTTTGGACCGATCCGACTCAGTGCCCA GAGCCTGAGAGTGCTGGTGTCAGAGCTCATCCCATGGGCGGTTCAGAATGGGCGCAGAGCCCCGTGTGTCCTCAACCTGTACTACGAGCGGCGCTGGGAGCAGCCCCTGAGGGCTCTACGGGAGGAGCTGGGCATCACAGACCCCCCCAGTGTGCATGTCAGGGGCCTGGCCTAG